From Oceanispirochaeta sp. M1, one genomic window encodes:
- a CDS encoding carbohydrate ABC transporter permease produces the protein MKKDYLKKTGRVIALALFFIFAVGPLYWIIVTSLKDTKEIYTFPIRYLPSSPSFDSYRKLFEFANFGLYFRNSFLVTTLGALGAMICSIFSGYALSRFSQKKIKKSLIMLLYFTQMVPTFILMTPLYMMMVKVGGIDSLLVLSIVYMVTVLAFCAIMAKSFFDRIPSSLEEAAEIDGCSASQSLFKIILPLMAPGLTAIFSFAFVNIWNELFIAILFISTPEKMTVPVSLNSFISKAGISWDVMSAGLVMALLPTMLIFAIGQKYIVSGLTDGGVKG, from the coding sequence ATGAAAAAAGATTATTTGAAAAAAACAGGGCGTGTAATAGCTCTTGCTTTATTCTTTATTTTTGCGGTGGGTCCTCTTTATTGGATCATTGTTACTTCACTGAAAGATACAAAGGAGATATATACTTTTCCAATTAGATATCTCCCTTCCTCTCCTTCATTTGATAGTTACAGAAAACTGTTTGAATTTGCTAATTTCGGATTGTATTTCAGAAACAGTTTTCTGGTGACGACACTGGGTGCATTAGGTGCCATGATCTGCTCAATCTTCAGTGGTTACGCCTTGTCCCGGTTCAGTCAGAAGAAGATCAAAAAGTCCCTTATTATGCTACTTTATTTTACTCAGATGGTCCCTACATTTATTCTTATGACACCACTGTATATGATGATGGTGAAAGTCGGAGGTATCGACAGTCTGCTGGTTCTCAGTATTGTATACATGGTCACAGTGCTGGCTTTCTGTGCCATAATGGCGAAAAGCTTCTTTGACAGAATACCCTCCAGCCTGGAAGAGGCTGCTGAAATAGACGGATGTTCGGCTTCTCAATCTCTTTTCAAAATTATACTGCCCCTGATGGCCCCCGGATTAACTGCAATCTTCAGCTTTGCCTTCGTAAATATCTGGAATGAACTATTTATTGCCATTCTCTTTATTTCCACACCGGAAAAAATGACAGTTCCCGTTTCACTGAACTCTTTTATCTCTAAAGCTGGAATAAGCTGGGATGTAATGAGTGCCGGACTTGTGATGGCTCTACTGCCGACCATGCTGATCTTTGCCATAGGACAGAAATATATTGTTTCCGGACTGACTGACGGAGGGGTTAAGGGATGA